Proteins from one Deinococcus actinosclerus genomic window:
- a CDS encoding DEAD/DEAH box helicase: protein MTVAAPNLSKLLPAAPPGNLLLLPQVARAALFAAFPGPAVLLTTPDRLGSYATAGVLGAPVSVNPGLRDWDTRHEHVVLDVNTALDLFPSRPEDHALTLKVGASYPREVLLSRLERLGYERGEEPGFEIQGDTLELRLSAGSGLPAEAEEGLWVRAEFFGDELDTLRFLKPGALTGEKAQSFTLEPTADYLTEVKWDATRLELLPGRVFLDSPEFYASALGVLIDTFWPKLAGREVTSFGRSPLDLPDLDTGLTTLPFYRARLSDLERDVNEWREADYRMMILVRHDRTAAYLADKLLNTHEIPWLKIPRVPEGGLGFLRAAGEGGFVIPEHKTVVLTEDLIYGFQGGSALRGKRLNGKPVTDALGLHVGDYLIHPEHGIGQFEGLETRKVLGVTRDYLNLTYRGGARLSVPIEQLPVLRRHPGTTDDPPSLSSFDKKDWAKAKEKARKNAEAVAAKLLVQYAARQVTPGNAFPAQPEWDEQVEANFKFELTADQKTALKETMRDLEKANPADRLISGDVGFGKTEVALRAAHRVVGHGKQVAVLVPTTLLAEQHTSTFVERFKGLPVRVEGLSRFTTPQQARSILADAAQGKVDILIGTHRLLSGDVQFRDLGLIIVDEEHRFGVGQKEKLRALRGLPEAPRDGKIDIPDDARAVDTLALSATPIPRTLYMSMVGLRDMSSIQTPPKGRKPIQTVLAPFDPITVRDAILSEIERGGKVFYIHDRIASIGARSLYLRNLVPEARIGVAHGRMNEEELEEIMLGFEQGAFDVLLATTIVETGLDIPEANTILIERSDRLGLAQLYQLRGRVGRRAQTAYAYLFYPPRMTENAQRRLWAIADLQDLGSGHLLAEKDMEIRGVGNILGEEQHGHVQAVSIDVYTELLAEAVAKLKGEKIEAPATISIDLPIDARLSPEYFENDEEARIATYGRLSDSRTLQAISRVERDLRKKYGPPTPEVQNFIDLAKLRLTAAAKRVLSIGETMTQIQITFAYKTLDYDAPGLRAFPYKTEVVTFPPSVKLDKRGLKPNDYARTLIDLLGYFG, encoded by the coding sequence GTGACTGTTGCTGCGCCGAACCTGTCGAAACTGCTGCCCGCCGCCCCGCCCGGAAACCTGCTGCTGCTGCCGCAGGTGGCGCGGGCGGCGCTGTTCGCGGCGTTCCCGGGCCCGGCGGTGCTGCTGACCACCCCGGACCGCCTGGGCAGTTACGCCACGGCGGGCGTGCTGGGCGCGCCGGTCAGCGTGAACCCGGGCCTGCGCGACTGGGACACCCGCCACGAGCACGTGGTGCTCGACGTGAACACCGCCCTGGACCTGTTCCCGTCGCGGCCGGAGGATCACGCCCTGACCCTGAAGGTGGGGGCCAGCTACCCGCGTGAGGTCCTGCTCTCCCGCCTGGAACGCCTGGGCTACGAGCGTGGCGAGGAACCCGGCTTCGAGATTCAGGGCGACACGCTGGAACTGCGACTCTCGGCCGGGTCGGGCCTGCCCGCAGAGGCGGAGGAGGGCCTGTGGGTGCGCGCGGAGTTCTTCGGGGACGAACTGGACACCCTGCGCTTCCTGAAGCCCGGCGCGCTGACGGGCGAGAAGGCGCAGAGCTTCACGCTGGAACCCACCGCCGACTACCTGACGGAGGTGAAGTGGGACGCCACCCGCCTGGAGCTGCTGCCGGGGCGGGTGTTCCTGGACTCCCCGGAGTTCTACGCGTCCGCGCTGGGCGTCCTGATCGATACCTTCTGGCCGAAACTGGCCGGGCGTGAGGTCACGAGCTTCGGCCGCTCGCCGCTGGACCTGCCGGATCTGGACACCGGCCTGACCACCCTCCCGTTCTACCGGGCGCGCCTGAGCGACCTGGAACGCGACGTGAACGAGTGGCGCGAGGCGGACTACCGCATGATGATCCTCGTGCGGCACGACCGCACCGCCGCGTACCTCGCGGACAAGCTGCTGAACACCCACGAGATCCCCTGGCTGAAGATCCCCCGCGTGCCCGAGGGGGGCCTGGGCTTCCTGCGCGCGGCGGGCGAGGGCGGCTTCGTCATCCCCGAGCACAAGACGGTCGTCCTGACCGAGGACCTCATCTACGGCTTCCAGGGCGGCAGCGCCCTGCGCGGCAAGCGCCTGAACGGCAAACCCGTCACGGACGCGCTGGGCCTGCACGTCGGGGACTACCTGATCCACCCCGAGCACGGCATCGGGCAGTTCGAGGGCCTCGAAACCCGCAAGGTGCTGGGTGTCACCCGCGACTACCTGAACCTCACGTACCGGGGCGGCGCGCGCCTGAGCGTCCCCATCGAGCAGCTGCCCGTCCTGCGCCGCCACCCGGGCACCACCGACGACCCACCCAGCTTGAGTTCCTTCGACAAGAAGGACTGGGCGAAAGCCAAGGAGAAGGCCCGCAAGAACGCCGAGGCCGTCGCCGCGAAGCTGCTCGTGCAGTACGCCGCGCGGCAGGTCACGCCCGGCAACGCATTCCCCGCGCAACCCGAATGGGACGAGCAGGTCGAGGCGAACTTCAAGTTCGAGCTCACCGCCGACCAGAAAACCGCGCTGAAAGAAACCATGCGCGACCTGGAGAAGGCCAATCCCGCCGACCGCCTGATCTCCGGCGACGTGGGCTTCGGCAAGACCGAGGTGGCCCTGCGCGCCGCGCACCGCGTCGTCGGGCACGGCAAACAGGTCGCCGTGCTCGTCCCCACCACCCTGCTGGCCGAACAGCACACCAGCACCTTCGTCGAGCGCTTCAAGGGCCTCCCCGTGCGCGTCGAGGGTCTGTCGCGCTTCACCACGCCGCAGCAGGCCCGGAGCATCCTCGCCGACGCCGCCCAGGGCAAGGTGGACATCCTGATCGGCACGCACCGCCTCCTCAGCGGCGACGTGCAGTTCCGCGACCTGGGCCTGATCATCGTCGACGAGGAACACCGCTTCGGCGTCGGCCAGAAGGAAAAACTCCGCGCCCTGCGCGGCCTGCCCGAAGCGCCCAGGGACGGCAAGATCGACATCCCCGACGACGCCCGCGCCGTGGATACCCTCGCGCTGTCCGCCACGCCCATCCCCCGCACCCTCTACATGAGCATGGTCGGCCTGCGCGACATGAGCTCCATCCAGACGCCCCCCAAGGGCCGCAAACCCATCCAGACGGTCCTCGCGCCCTTCGACCCCATCACCGTCCGCGACGCCATCCTCAGCGAGATCGAACGCGGCGGCAAGGTCTTCTACATCCACGACCGCATCGCCAGCATCGGCGCCCGCAGCCTCTACCTGCGCAACCTCGTCCCCGAAGCCCGCATCGGCGTCGCCCACGGCCGCATGAACGAAGAAGAACTCGAGGAGATCATGCTCGGCTTCGAACAGGGCGCCTTCGACGTGCTCCTCGCCACCACCATCGTCGAAACCGGCCTGGACATCCCCGAGGCGAACACCATCCTGATTGAACGCAGCGACCGCCTCGGCCTCGCCCAGCTCTACCAGCTGCGCGGCCGCGTGGGCCGCCGCGCCCAGACCGCCTACGCCTACCTGTTCTACCCGCCGCGCATGACCGAAAACGCCCAGCGCCGCCTGTGGGCCATCGCCGACCTCCAGGACCTCGGCTCGGGCCACCTGCTGGCCGAGAAGGACATGGAAATTCGCGGCGTGGGCAACATCCTAGGCGAGGAACAGCACGGGCACGTGCAGGCCGTCAGCATCGACGTGTACACCGAACTGCTCGCCGAAGCCGTCGCCAAACTCAAGGGCGAGAAGATCGAGGCGCCCGCCACCATCAGCATCGACCTGCCCATCGACGCGCGCCTCTCGCCCGAATACTTCGAGAACGACGAGGAAGCCCGCATCGCCACCTACGGCCGACTATCAGACAGCCGTACCCTCCAGGCCATCAGCCGCGTCGAACGCGACCTGCGCAAAAAATACGGCCCCCCCACCCCCGAAGTGCAGAACTTCATCGACCTCGCCAAACTCCGCCTCACCGCCGCCGCCAAACGCGTCCTGAGCATCGGTGAAACCATGACCCAGATCCAGATCACCTTCGCCTACAAGACCCTCGACTACGACGCCCCCGGCCTGCGCGCCTTCCCCTACAAGACCGAAGTCGTCACGTTCCCACCGAGCGTCAAACTCGACAAACGCGGGCTGAAACCCAACGACTACGCGCGCACGCTGATCGACCTGCTCGGGTACTTCGGATAA
- a CDS encoding YfiT family bacillithiol transferase has translation MPTPLTLTPPERVEALGQVFALPADLFEAVQGLSEAQLATPYREGGWTVRQVVHHVAESHMNAFIRLKLALTEDNPVVKPYEEDRWATLPDHELVPEVSLNLIDALHSRLGMLFAALDPQGDDWARPWTHPAQGRTYSVDTLLAMYAWHGRHHVAQITALRERMGWS, from the coding sequence ATGCCCACGCCCCTGACCCTCACGCCTCCCGAGCGGGTCGAGGCGCTGGGGCAGGTGTTCGCGCTGCCCGCGGACCTGTTCGAGGCGGTGCAGGGCCTCTCGGAGGCACAGCTGGCCACCCCGTACCGCGAGGGGGGCTGGACGGTGCGGCAGGTCGTGCACCATGTCGCGGAGAGCCACATGAACGCCTTCATCCGCCTGAAGCTCGCGCTGACCGAGGACAACCCGGTGGTCAAGCCGTACGAGGAGGACCGCTGGGCGACCCTGCCCGACCACGAGCTGGTGCCGGAGGTGAGCCTGAACCTCATCGACGCGCTGCACTCGCGGCTGGGCATGCTGTTCGCGGCGCTGGACCCGCAGGGGGACGACTGGGCACGCCCCTGGACGCATCCGGCGCAGGGCCGTACGTACAGCGTGGATACGCTGCTGGCGATGTACGCGTGGCACGGTCGGCATCACGTGGCGCAGATCACGGCCCTGCGTGAGCGGATGGGCTGGTCGTGA
- a CDS encoding Nudix hydrolase, with the protein MQFGPELHTPIEHRAAGVVVLNEAGDILLVRERGVPGQRGKAGLWHIPSGTVEPGENPQDTAVREAWEEAGVRAGLLTFLAAYLGHFPDGEPVLRHAWLAEARPGSTFTPTVPDEVREVRFVPKPEFDALYGAGLIRMHHTKLFYEDALRERGRRGATPTG; encoded by the coding sequence ATGCAGTTCGGCCCCGAGCTGCATACCCCTATAGAGCACCGCGCGGCGGGTGTGGTCGTCCTGAACGAGGCGGGTGACATCCTGCTCGTGCGGGAGCGGGGCGTGCCGGGGCAGCGGGGGAAGGCCGGGCTGTGGCACATTCCCAGCGGCACGGTCGAACCCGGCGAGAACCCGCAGGACACGGCGGTGCGCGAGGCCTGGGAGGAGGCGGGCGTCCGCGCGGGCCTGCTGACGTTCCTTGCGGCGTACCTGGGGCACTTCCCGGACGGCGAGCCGGTGCTGCGGCACGCGTGGCTGGCCGAGGCGCGGCCCGGCTCGACCTTCACGCCGACCGTGCCCGACGAGGTGCGGGAGGTGCGCTTCGTCCCGAAGCCCGAATTCGACGCGCTGTATGGCGCCGGGCTGATCCGCATGCACCACACGAAACTGTTCTACGAGGACGCCCTGCGCGAACGCGGGCGACGGGGCGCCACGCCGACCGGCTGA
- a CDS encoding DUF4384 domain-containing protein — protein sequence MRTALLLGTLALGLSACSVTVRPNLGLQGSGSNLITSLRPDRGEGSTYAVGESVRFVVSTRAAGYVTLIALQGSEASTIARNVYVPAGTTVFPRAQDNQVYTVGTPRGLQRVRAIFTRVRPTSDLVLRGTYDEGRWNATSTAYLQPYAVEDRDVQETYLYIR from the coding sequence ATGCGCACCGCACTTCTGCTCGGCACCCTGGCCCTGGGCCTCAGCGCCTGCTCCGTCACCGTCCGTCCCAACCTGGGTCTTCAGGGATCGGGCAGCAACCTGATCACGTCCCTGCGCCCGGACCGGGGCGAGGGCAGCACCTACGCCGTGGGCGAATCGGTGCGCTTCGTGGTGAGCACCCGCGCGGCCGGGTACGTCACCCTGATCGCCCTGCAGGGCAGCGAGGCCAGCACCATCGCGCGCAACGTGTACGTGCCCGCCGGGACGACCGTGTTCCCCCGCGCGCAGGACAACCAGGTGTATACCGTGGGGACGCCGCGCGGCCTCCAGCGCGTGCGCGCGATCTTCACCCGCGTGCGCCCCACCAGCGACCTCGTGCTGCGCGGCACGTACGACGAGGGCCGCTGGAACGCCACGAGCACCGCCTACCTCCAGCCGTACGCCGTGGAGGACCGCGACGTGCAGGAAACCTACCTGTACATCCGCTGA
- the ftsH gene encoding ATP-dependent zinc metalloprotease FtsH, with product MSPARRLLPLLLLALLGISAALPARPATPDGPYTTNRFFADLSGGGVTRVTLNSAGLANVTLTDAGGTRVRSLVVPPDGATLKRIRDAGVPLSVTGSGSTLGWLGQLLPLVLTGLILVVLWRSMRGAQGGANPTNFGRSRAAVISEGQIKLTFGDVAGCDEAKADLQEVVDFLRHPDRYHQLGARIPHGVLLVGPPGSGKTLLAKAVAGEARVPYFSISGSDFVEMFVGVGAARVRDLFEQARKNAPCIVFIDEIDAVGRKRGVNMQGGNDEREQTLNQLLVEMDGFSSGQEVIILAATNRPDVLDAALLRPGRFDRQVVVDAPDVRGREMILRIHARKKPLDPSVDLGVIARRTAGMVGADLENLLNEAALLAARSGRTRITGRDVDEARDRVLMGPERRSMVVREADRKVTAYHEVGHALAAQLLPHANRVAKLTVVPRGRAAGYMMPDADDRLHVTRPALEDMIAVALAGRAAEDVVFGEITTGAQNDFQQATGIARRMVTEWGMSDRIGKVAHATDQGTYLGGGPQMLPMSEGTAAQIDDEIKTLIDAAYARAVTLIGEHLSRVHEIVSVLLSRETLSGEEFAALLKGETLDPLPPATPSTPPSLAG from the coding sequence ATGAGTCCCGCCCGACGGCTGCTGCCCCTGCTCCTGCTGGCCCTGCTCGGCATCTCGGCCGCGCTGCCCGCCCGCCCCGCCACGCCGGACGGGCCGTACACCACCAACCGCTTCTTCGCCGATCTGAGCGGCGGCGGGGTCACGCGCGTCACGCTGAACAGTGCCGGCCTGGCGAACGTCACCCTGACCGACGCGGGCGGCACGCGCGTCCGCTCGCTGGTCGTCCCACCGGACGGCGCCACCCTGAAACGCATCCGCGACGCCGGGGTGCCCCTGAGCGTCACGGGCAGCGGCAGCACCCTGGGCTGGCTGGGGCAGCTGCTGCCCCTCGTGCTGACCGGGCTGATCCTGGTGGTGCTGTGGCGCTCCATGCGTGGCGCGCAGGGCGGCGCGAACCCCACGAACTTCGGGCGGTCGCGGGCGGCAGTGATCAGCGAAGGCCAGATCAAACTCACCTTCGGCGACGTCGCCGGCTGCGACGAGGCCAAAGCCGACCTCCAGGAAGTCGTCGACTTCCTCCGCCACCCCGACCGCTACCACCAGCTCGGCGCCCGCATCCCCCACGGTGTCCTCCTCGTCGGCCCCCCCGGCTCCGGCAAGACCCTCCTCGCCAAGGCCGTCGCCGGTGAAGCCCGCGTCCCCTACTTCAGCATCTCCGGCAGCGACTTCGTCGAGATGTTCGTCGGCGTCGGTGCCGCGAGGGTCCGCGACCTCTTCGAGCAGGCCCGCAAGAACGCTCCCTGCATCGTCTTCATCGACGAGATCGACGCCGTCGGCCGCAAACGCGGCGTCAACATGCAGGGCGGCAACGACGAACGCGAACAGACCCTCAACCAGCTCCTCGTCGAGATGGACGGCTTCTCTTCCGGCCAGGAGGTCATCATCCTGGCCGCCACCAACCGCCCCGACGTCCTCGACGCCGCCCTGCTGCGCCCGGGCCGCTTCGACCGGCAGGTCGTGGTGGACGCCCCGGACGTGCGGGGCCGCGAGATGATCCTGCGCATCCACGCGCGCAAGAAACCGCTGGACCCCAGTGTGGACCTGGGCGTGATCGCACGGCGTACGGCGGGGATGGTCGGGGCGGACCTGGAGAACCTGCTGAACGAGGCGGCGCTGCTCGCCGCGCGCTCCGGGCGGACGCGGATCACGGGGCGGGACGTGGACGAGGCGCGGGACCGAGTGCTGATGGGCCCGGAGCGGCGCAGCATGGTCGTGCGTGAGGCCGACCGCAAGGTCACCGCCTACCACGAGGTCGGCCACGCCCTCGCCGCCCAGCTCCTCCCGCACGCCAACCGCGTCGCGAAACTCACCGTCGTCCCGCGCGGCCGCGCCGCCGGGTACATGATGCCCGACGCCGACGACCGCCTTCACGTCACCCGCCCCGCCCTCGAAGACATGATCGCCGTCGCCCTCGCCGGCCGCGCCGCCGAGGACGTCGTGTTCGGCGAGATCACCACCGGCGCCCAGAACGACTTCCAGCAGGCCACCGGCATCGCCCGCCGCATGGTCACCGAATGGGGCATGAGCGACCGCATCGGCAAAGTCGCCCACGCCACCGACCAGGGCACCTACCTCGGCGGCGGCCCCCAGATGCTCCCCATGAGCGAAGGCACCGCCGCGCAGATCGACGACGAGATCAAAACCCTCATCGACGCCGCCTACGCCCGCGCCGTCACCCTGATCGGCGAGCACCTGAGCCGCGTCCACGAGATCGTCAGCGTCCTCCTCAGCCGCGAAACCCTGTCCGGCGAAGAATTCGCCGCGCTTCTCAAAGGCGAAACGCTCGACCCGCTGCCACCCGCTACGCCCAGCACGCCGCCCAGCCTCGCGGGGTGA
- a CDS encoding nucleotide pyrophosphohydrolase, translated as MSLTFQDASARVDAFISQFKEGYFPPLLMLARLTEETGEIARVIAHQNGKTPKAGEDAGDLEMELADLLFVTICMANERGLDLERGFERMMAKIERRDATRWTKKDQPQEVADRAAGEGAR; from the coding sequence ATGAGCCTCACCTTTCAGGACGCGAGCGCGCGCGTGGACGCCTTCATCTCCCAGTTCAAGGAGGGGTATTTCCCGCCGCTGCTGATGCTGGCCCGCCTGACCGAGGAGACCGGGGAGATCGCCCGCGTCATCGCGCATCAGAACGGCAAAACGCCCAAGGCGGGCGAGGACGCCGGGGATCTGGAGATGGAACTCGCGGACCTGCTGTTCGTGACGATCTGCATGGCGAACGAGCGCGGGCTGGATCTGGAGCGCGGCTTCGAGCGGATGATGGCGAAGATCGAGCGGCGCGACGCGACCCGCTGGACGAAGAAGGACCAGCCGCAGGAAGTGGCGGACCGCGCGGCCGGGGAGGGCGCGCGGTGA